A genome region from Bradyrhizobium sp. WSM1417 includes the following:
- the sctN gene encoding type III secretion system ATPase SctN — MISGQPEQPRAVTAIYSSHDGIDRLFQLARTVVAQTSAMRVRGRVLQIVGTTIRATAPGARIGDLCALRNPENNCELSAEVIGFQNDIAILTPLGETQGLSTLTEVIPMGEPLTAPAGWNLLGRVLDGLGRPLDTSTHGPLLPDARVPVQSEAPDPLTRRIIDRALPVGIRAIDGLLTCGEGQRMGIFAAAGGGKSTLLSMLVRSAAVDVTVIALIGERGREVKEFIELDLGSEARRSSVLVVATSDRSAMERVKAAYVATAIAEWYRDRGQRVLLLMDSITRFARAQRQIGLAAGEPATLRGFPPSVFATLPQLVERAGNNDRGSITAFYTVLVEGDDVAEPLAEEIRSILDGHIVLSRALAASNHYPAIDILESVSRAMSAIVSSRHEKLAGELRTLLAKYRDVELLIRVGEYKKGADPHADTAIAKIENIRAFLRQPRCEQIGFDAMLQELATCLA, encoded by the coding sequence GTGATTTCCGGGCAACCCGAGCAGCCAAGGGCAGTCACCGCCATTTATTCTTCGCACGACGGCATCGATCGCTTGTTCCAGCTTGCTCGCACGGTTGTGGCGCAGACGTCGGCAATGCGCGTCCGCGGCCGAGTCCTTCAAATCGTCGGGACAACTATCCGTGCAACGGCACCTGGCGCCCGCATAGGCGACCTGTGCGCGCTCCGCAATCCCGAGAACAACTGTGAATTGTCCGCGGAAGTCATCGGATTCCAGAACGACATCGCCATTCTAACACCGCTTGGCGAAACACAGGGGCTTTCTACTCTCACTGAGGTGATTCCGATGGGAGAGCCTCTGACGGCACCCGCGGGCTGGAACCTGCTTGGCCGGGTACTTGACGGTCTGGGCCGTCCTCTCGACACATCCACTCATGGGCCTCTGCTTCCAGACGCCCGCGTGCCAGTCCAAAGCGAGGCACCGGATCCCTTGACGCGGCGCATAATTGATCGCGCTCTTCCAGTCGGCATACGGGCGATCGATGGTCTTTTGACGTGCGGGGAAGGACAGCGCATGGGCATCTTTGCCGCGGCAGGCGGCGGCAAGAGCACACTGCTGTCGATGCTGGTGCGTAGCGCGGCGGTTGACGTGACAGTGATAGCGCTGATTGGCGAGCGTGGCCGAGAGGTGAAGGAGTTCATCGAACTCGATCTCGGCTCAGAAGCGCGACGGAGCTCAGTTCTTGTCGTTGCGACCTCTGATCGTTCCGCGATGGAGCGGGTGAAGGCGGCCTACGTGGCGACGGCTATCGCAGAATGGTATCGAGATCGGGGACAGCGTGTGCTGCTCCTCATGGATTCGATAACGCGCTTTGCGCGCGCCCAGAGGCAGATTGGTCTGGCGGCCGGCGAACCGGCCACCCTGCGTGGTTTCCCGCCCTCGGTGTTTGCAACCTTGCCGCAGCTCGTGGAACGCGCCGGCAACAACGATCGTGGATCGATAACCGCGTTTTACACCGTGCTTGTGGAGGGCGATGACGTCGCCGAACCACTGGCCGAAGAAATCCGTTCCATCCTGGATGGCCACATTGTGCTCTCACGCGCCTTGGCGGCGTCGAACCACTATCCCGCTATCGATATTCTGGAAAGCGTCAGCCGTGCTATGAGTGCTATCGTGTCGTCACGGCATGAGAAGTTAGCCGGTGAGCTGCGGACCCTGCTAGCGAAATACCGCGACGTAGAACTATTGATACGGGTCGGCGAGTACAAGAAAGGAGCCGATCCGCACGCCGATACGGCTATCGCCAAGATAGAGAACATACGGGCGTTCCTGCGACAGCCAAGATGTGAACAAATTGGCTTCGACGCAATGCTTCAGGAGCTTGCCACGTGCCTGGCATAA
- a CDS encoding FHA domain-containing protein: MKNANIEQDVLTGDQTQLSLHVLSGPNKGAETSLGDGAWLVGSHDADDLTFADPELVDSHLRIVIEAGQIQITALAPGVLICGSDCLTECPTTLDPLTPVQVGRTIFSIGPTGGSFPEIDAVVEGRRPDAERAPPAPDEPATGGREAGLGMNSIPRPFRLGAAACGLLIIVYGTYAGIASVVSSFTSAPVPGTDPIKIARNVLRDLKVRSGLSIALSDDKLIIDGDLGPGEATKIKAALRDAGLTAEVTPKLATATALSDAKIIDLSTTVIRAFGIEGSVRVGSAGGISIAGYGPSDAVVKAALHRLQQDIPGVRTIDDTVTTPDRARTFLETATTAELRRSIRIVVKPDVILVSGALTPTAYSEWKTVASRFEEEFAPHIRLEAHCSPVVLPTARGVHLGRSPFIVVQNGTRLKVGDNIDHFGKIVVIDRDGMLVRIGEADVHVPYPNKPEWIAEEDQL; this comes from the coding sequence ATGAAAAACGCGAACATAGAACAAGATGTTCTCACGGGCGATCAGACCCAGCTGTCCTTGCATGTGCTATCTGGCCCCAACAAGGGGGCCGAGACATCGCTCGGCGATGGAGCGTGGCTAGTCGGTAGCCATGACGCTGACGACCTTACCTTCGCAGATCCGGAACTGGTTGACTCACATCTTCGCATTGTCATCGAGGCCGGGCAAATCCAGATCACCGCACTCGCACCGGGTGTGCTCATCTGCGGTAGTGATTGTCTAACAGAGTGCCCGACGACCCTCGATCCACTCACTCCGGTTCAGGTTGGGCGGACGATTTTCAGTATCGGCCCGACCGGTGGCAGCTTTCCCGAGATCGACGCCGTGGTCGAGGGCAGAAGGCCGGATGCAGAGCGTGCCCCCCCAGCTCCCGACGAACCGGCGACCGGGGGGCGAGAAGCTGGTCTTGGGATGAACTCGATACCTCGGCCATTTCGGCTTGGTGCAGCCGCTTGCGGCCTTCTGATCATCGTCTACGGAACTTACGCCGGGATAGCGAGTGTTGTTTCCTCTTTCACCTCGGCCCCTGTTCCGGGTACCGATCCGATCAAAATTGCCAGGAACGTCCTTCGCGATTTGAAGGTCCGAAGCGGGCTCAGCATCGCCCTCTCCGATGATAAGCTGATCATCGACGGCGACTTGGGACCTGGAGAGGCGACAAAGATCAAAGCAGCCCTACGCGACGCCGGGCTAACAGCAGAGGTAACACCGAAATTGGCGACCGCCACCGCCCTGTCTGATGCAAAGATCATCGACCTGTCAACGACCGTAATACGGGCATTCGGTATCGAGGGGAGTGTTCGCGTGGGAAGCGCCGGAGGGATATCAATAGCGGGATATGGCCCGAGTGATGCAGTCGTCAAAGCGGCCCTTCATCGCCTGCAGCAGGATATTCCCGGAGTCCGCACAATTGATGACACAGTCACAACGCCGGACCGCGCACGAACCTTTCTGGAGACAGCGACGACAGCCGAACTCCGTCGCTCCATTCGCATCGTGGTGAAGCCAGACGTCATCCTGGTTTCGGGGGCGCTTACCCCAACCGCCTATAGCGAATGGAAGACCGTTGCCTCCCGCTTTGAGGAGGAGTTCGCGCCCCACATTCGGCTAGAGGCACACTGTTCGCCAGTGGTATTGCCGACAGCGAGAGGTGTGCACCTCGGCCGGTCTCCATTCATCGTCGTTCAGAACGGAACGCGCCTGAAAGTCGGCGACAACATCGATCATTTCGGCAAGATCGTTGTCATCGATCGCGACGGAATGCTTGTGCGTATCGGAGAGGCCGACGTGCACGTTCCCTATCCGAACAAGCCGGAATGGATAGCAGAGGAGGATCAACTGTGA
- a CDS encoding FliH/SctL family protein — MVALVQLTSGRVRILGPGRVLPAENAQTIVDAEQLLAQARRDADALVDEARESAGMIETAAKEAALTTAQAAIEQRLTAIAVASLRIMEENQERIVDMGLQIARRVIDTIGPDDAAVRIALNSLKFTGHSSLVRLRVAPAHVETVRRQLDELLSTATSRAVVEVISDPRVKDAGCILETDAGLVDATIESQLAAIEAGLRSSLKAFAP; from the coding sequence ATGGTCGCATTGGTTCAACTGACGTCTGGCAGGGTCCGGATCCTGGGCCCAGGGCGCGTCCTGCCGGCAGAAAACGCACAGACGATCGTAGACGCAGAGCAATTGCTCGCTCAGGCGCGACGCGATGCGGACGCGCTGGTGGATGAGGCGCGCGAAAGCGCAGGGATGATCGAGACGGCAGCCAAGGAAGCCGCGCTGACAACGGCGCAAGCGGCCATCGAACAACGTTTGACCGCGATCGCGGTGGCGTCTCTGCGGATCATGGAGGAGAATCAAGAGCGGATTGTCGACATGGGCCTACAGATCGCACGTCGGGTAATCGATACCATCGGGCCGGATGATGCGGCGGTGCGGATCGCTTTGAATAGCCTCAAATTCACAGGTCATAGCTCCCTCGTCCGCTTACGCGTGGCACCGGCGCATGTCGAAACAGTTCGCAGACAATTGGACGAACTGCTCTCGACGGCGACGTCGCGCGCCGTCGTCGAAGTAATTTCTGATCCGCGTGTCAAAGATGCCGGCTGCATCCTTGAGACCGATGCTGGACTGGTCGACGCCACGATCGAAAGCCAATTAGCGGCGATCGAAGCCGGCCTGCGCAGCAGCCTAAAGGCCTTTGCACCGTGA
- the sctV gene encoding type III secretion system export apparatus subunit SctV, whose protein sequence is MKFLDRVRTVASGRNDLVLVALLITIIFMMIIPLPPVLMDVLQAANLGLSALLLMMAVYIKSPLAFVSFPSVLLVTTLFRLSLGVAATRTILLHADAGQIIKTFGDFVVAGNLVVGAVTFLIMTIVQFVVITKGSERVAEVAARFSLDSMPGKQMSVDGDLRAGSIDMREASRRRSAIERESQLYGALDGAMKFLKGDAIAGLISIAVNIVGGIAIGSFQKEMGLYEALEVYAILTIGDGLVGQIPALFTAITAGFIVTRVSDENGGADLGNEIGDEVSAQPRALIVASFILLLFSFVPGFPTGVFMILALVVGGGGWQLQRSRRLAAPAVRRYSARGGARLTASDEPTGGGDEAGDNDITFTVPLMIDIGHDVQAVIPPDLLKKALDAERHALLLDLGVPLPAINVRVNDSCKDGAYVIMVNEIPCGEGRLRSQHLLARGTPENLDLVGIPYVLDKSFLPRIETVWVDAIHRESLRAANIPFLESVQILSYQTGQILRRHAAEFVGIQETKTILNRVEVWFPELVREVLRSAPLQKISEVFQRLIAEEVSLRNMRTILAALVERAQIEKDIVLLTEHVRCALRRQLCTPYCIGRNLLPAYLLTPDVEDTVRNAIRQTSAGSYLALDARTTGQIIDAIREAIGNLNQQPHKPVLLASMDIRRYVRKVIETEFYELPVLSYQELPPDISIQPLGRISLQ, encoded by the coding sequence GTGAAGTTTCTTGACAGAGTCCGAACGGTCGCGTCGGGCCGTAATGATCTTGTTCTGGTGGCGCTGCTGATCACGATCATTTTCATGATGATCATCCCACTGCCGCCGGTCCTGATGGATGTGCTCCAGGCCGCCAACCTGGGACTCTCGGCACTCCTGCTGATGATGGCGGTCTATATTAAATCCCCCCTTGCGTTCGTCTCCTTTCCGTCGGTCCTCTTGGTGACGACGCTATTTCGGCTATCGCTTGGAGTCGCCGCGACACGCACTATCTTGCTTCATGCAGACGCCGGCCAGATCATCAAGACCTTCGGGGACTTCGTGGTGGCCGGCAATCTCGTGGTGGGCGCAGTCACCTTTTTGATCATGACGATCGTTCAGTTTGTCGTCATCACCAAGGGATCTGAGCGTGTCGCGGAGGTTGCTGCACGGTTTTCTCTGGATTCGATGCCGGGCAAGCAAATGAGCGTTGACGGCGACTTGCGTGCCGGCAGTATTGATATGCGAGAGGCAAGTCGGCGCCGCAGTGCGATTGAGCGCGAGAGCCAGCTGTACGGTGCCCTGGACGGCGCCATGAAGTTTCTCAAGGGTGACGCCATCGCGGGCTTGATCAGCATTGCCGTGAACATCGTAGGCGGGATCGCGATTGGTTCGTTTCAAAAGGAAATGGGGTTGTACGAGGCGCTCGAGGTTTATGCGATCCTGACCATCGGAGACGGACTCGTCGGTCAGATACCGGCTCTCTTCACGGCGATTACAGCGGGGTTTATCGTTACGAGGGTTAGTGACGAAAATGGCGGTGCAGATCTCGGCAACGAAATCGGCGACGAGGTGAGCGCACAACCACGTGCGCTGATTGTCGCGTCATTCATTCTCCTTCTCTTTTCGTTCGTCCCTGGATTTCCGACGGGAGTCTTCATGATCTTGGCGCTCGTAGTCGGAGGCGGTGGCTGGCAACTACAGCGTAGTCGGCGGCTGGCCGCACCGGCAGTGCGTCGCTACTCGGCGAGAGGGGGAGCGCGCTTAACGGCGTCGGACGAGCCGACCGGCGGCGGTGATGAAGCCGGCGATAATGACATCACGTTCACCGTGCCACTGATGATCGACATTGGTCACGACGTTCAGGCGGTCATCCCTCCCGATCTGCTGAAGAAGGCATTGGATGCCGAACGGCACGCCCTCCTTCTTGATCTCGGCGTCCCTCTTCCAGCGATCAATGTGCGGGTGAACGACAGCTGCAAGGACGGAGCGTACGTCATCATGGTAAATGAAATACCATGCGGTGAAGGGCGACTGCGATCGCAACATCTTTTGGCACGCGGTACTCCAGAGAACCTCGATCTTGTGGGCATTCCATATGTTCTGGACAAATCCTTCCTTCCTCGGATCGAGACGGTCTGGGTGGACGCCATACATCGCGAATCATTGCGAGCTGCCAACATCCCTTTCCTGGAGTCGGTTCAGATCCTTAGCTACCAAACTGGTCAAATTCTGCGCAGGCATGCTGCCGAGTTTGTCGGGATCCAGGAGACAAAAACTATTTTGAATCGCGTCGAGGTGTGGTTTCCCGAGCTCGTAAGGGAAGTGCTGCGCTCAGCGCCTCTGCAGAAGATTTCAGAGGTCTTTCAACGACTCATCGCGGAGGAGGTTTCATTGCGTAACATGCGTACCATCCTCGCCGCACTGGTCGAACGCGCACAGATCGAAAAAGACATTGTCCTGCTGACGGAGCATGTGCGCTGTGCGCTAAGGAGGCAACTCTGCACGCCTTATTGTATCGGCAGGAACCTGCTGCCCGCTTACCTTCTTACGCCAGACGTGGAAGATACCGTGCGCAACGCCATTCGGCAGACTTCCGCCGGCAGTTATCTCGCCCTTGACGCTCGAACCACAGGGCAGATCATTGACGCGATACGAGAGGCTATCGGCAACCTTAACCAGCAGCCGCACAAGCCGGTGCTGCTGGCTTCAATGGATATACGTCGATACGTACGCAAGGTCATCGAAACCGAATTCTACGAACTTCCAGTGCTATCGTATCAGGAGCTTCCCCCCGATATCTCCATACAGCCATTGGGAAGGATATCGCTGCAATGA
- a CDS encoding LysR substrate-binding domain-containing protein has protein sequence MVLSGISPERRRFLGAMSSSFMQLRHLRYFTGIVDAGSFCQAAATIHVAQPALSQQMAALEAELGVVLLHRSVRGVRPTREGKVFYREATSILQQVDQLRGIIRSTAGEPEGVVRLGMSSALAASFACALIKASRRVLPKVRLHLVAGDSLQMKPLIVSRALDICAVLEDEPTSGVARQSLFQQRLHLVRPPDTGEVAPAVSVEELAELPLVLPTRPNTIRDVLDRTFEVAGVMPNCIAEVDTFASALSFVRAGLANAIMPKGEIPDIPGDEDLRPLVIDPPIHLTACLISSGDLAPAAEAVSALLIAQVRKVLQIRPLAGRELITTPDLDSKAETLAVAK, from the coding sequence ATGGTATTATCCGGAATATCGCCTGAACGACGACGTTTCTTGGGTGCTATGTCTTCCAGCTTTATGCAACTACGTCATCTCCGATATTTCACGGGCATCGTGGATGCTGGTAGTTTTTGCCAAGCAGCGGCGACAATCCACGTGGCGCAGCCGGCCCTGAGTCAGCAGATGGCTGCCTTGGAAGCCGAGCTTGGCGTCGTGCTGCTGCACCGTAGCGTACGCGGCGTTCGCCCGACTCGCGAGGGCAAGGTCTTTTATCGTGAGGCCACGTCCATTCTTCAACAGGTTGACCAACTGCGCGGCATCATCCGCTCTACGGCAGGAGAACCGGAAGGTGTTGTAAGGCTCGGCATGTCCTCAGCGCTCGCCGCTTCGTTCGCCTGCGCCCTGATAAAAGCCAGCCGGAGAGTGCTGCCAAAAGTACGCCTCCATCTTGTTGCGGGTGACTCTCTTCAGATGAAGCCGCTCATCGTATCACGAGCGCTTGATATCTGCGCTGTGCTTGAGGATGAACCCACCTCAGGTGTTGCTCGGCAGTCACTCTTTCAGCAGCGACTCCACCTGGTACGTCCTCCCGATACAGGAGAAGTCGCTCCCGCCGTTTCGGTTGAGGAATTGGCCGAGCTCCCCCTTGTATTGCCGACGCGCCCAAACACAATTCGCGACGTACTAGATCGGACGTTTGAAGTGGCCGGCGTGATGCCGAACTGCATCGCAGAAGTCGACACCTTCGCCAGTGCGCTCTCCTTTGTCAGGGCCGGTCTCGCAAATGCGATCATGCCCAAGGGCGAAATTCCCGATATTCCAGGCGACGAAGATCTGAGGCCGCTCGTGATAGATCCACCGATCCATCTGACAGCCTGCCTCATCTCTTCTGGCGACCTCGCCCCCGCCGCGGAAGCCGTGAGCGCCTTGCTGATTGCGCAGGTACGAAAAGTGCTTCAAATAAGACCTCTTGCAGGACGCGAGCTGATTACGACACCTGATCTCGATTCAAAAGCCGAGACCCTAGCCGTTGCCAAGTGA
- a CDS encoding YscO family type III secretion system apparatus protein, which translates to MPGITPKAVHQLLELRKLRHHRADESLRVWQSAIDKCDTAIEAALTILRTWRQDRPRLEREIYDLLIGKTVALKDVEEAKAKMISLHDHERLLERHLEEALSEAEQARQARQEASDAARKAYRELEKCDNLVRALNAGPLYEKEL; encoded by the coding sequence GTGCCTGGCATAACTCCGAAGGCCGTACATCAATTGCTTGAGTTGAGGAAATTGCGGCATCACCGGGCCGACGAGAGTCTACGAGTGTGGCAGTCAGCCATCGACAAATGCGACACGGCTATCGAAGCGGCACTGACAATCCTCCGCACATGGCGGCAAGACCGCCCTCGTCTGGAACGCGAGATATACGATTTGTTGATCGGCAAAACCGTCGCTCTGAAGGATGTTGAGGAGGCGAAGGCGAAGATGATCTCACTGCACGACCACGAACGGCTGCTCGAGCGGCACCTTGAGGAGGCACTGTCGGAAGCCGAACAAGCTCGGCAGGCGCGTCAGGAAGCCTCCGACGCCGCACGTAAGGCATATCGGGAGCTCGAGAAATGCGACAATTTGGTGCGTGCCTTGAACGCCGGCCCGCTGTACGAGAAGGAACTCTGA
- the sctJ gene encoding type III secretion system inner membrane ring lipoprotein SctJ yields the protein MRGVVLVLKRAVALLVLFMLVGCGSKIELYRNLSAREGNEMLALLMRQGIHAERTAETGGTTSLVVPTEDVPLAMAVLDSAGWPRDHFADLGTLFKKDRMISSDTEERVRYIYGVTQELSQTLSSIDGVLNARVHAVLPESASDDRSPPAPPTAAVLVRHKPGAPIDQVVPKIKELVANSVKGLSYDHVSVALVEANQDNTTLRRTEVTAGAFERSDSSRLLIGLVAGMAASLIGNAVLVCLIWRRRFSHGNAMAAS from the coding sequence ATGCGGGGCGTGGTTCTTGTATTGAAGCGGGCGGTGGCACTTCTGGTGCTATTCATGCTGGTCGGCTGCGGATCGAAGATTGAGCTCTATCGCAACCTCTCAGCGCGCGAGGGGAACGAAATGCTTGCATTGCTGATGCGACAAGGCATCCACGCGGAACGGACGGCCGAAACCGGCGGCACGACCTCGCTCGTGGTGCCAACAGAAGACGTGCCGCTTGCCATGGCTGTGTTGGACAGCGCCGGGTGGCCTCGCGATCATTTTGCCGATTTGGGCACTCTCTTCAAGAAGGACCGGATGATCTCATCGGACACAGAAGAGCGTGTGCGCTACATTTATGGCGTCACACAGGAGCTTTCGCAGACTCTGTCCAGTATCGACGGCGTGCTCAATGCCCGGGTCCACGCGGTGTTGCCGGAAAGTGCGAGTGACGATCGTAGTCCGCCCGCCCCGCCAACTGCCGCTGTGCTCGTCCGTCACAAGCCCGGTGCCCCGATCGATCAGGTCGTGCCGAAGATCAAGGAGCTGGTCGCAAATAGCGTGAAGGGCCTGTCCTATGATCATGTCTCAGTTGCCCTTGTAGAGGCAAATCAGGACAATACCACGCTTCGTCGAACGGAAGTGACTGCCGGAGCGTTCGAACGTAGCGACTCATCGCGCCTCTTGATCGGCCTCGTCGCCGGCATGGCGGCATCGCTGATTGGCAACGCAGTGCTCGTCTGTCTCATATGGCGGCGGCGCTTTAGCCATGGGAACGCTATGGCAGCGTCATGA
- a CDS encoding EscF/YscF/HrpA family type III secretion system needle major subunit, with amino-acid sequence MRQQTLLIQHGCTTTAVCPLAWRGKVDFRTISGPLGRSVAASERSLRSHMATMNPDDTMDQLKLQLSMNTHTTLLSLNSTVIKAVHEALNGIIRNIA; translated from the coding sequence ATGCGGCAACAGACGTTGTTAATACAACATGGATGCACCACCACAGCGGTCTGTCCTCTGGCTTGGAGGGGTAAGGTGGATTTCAGGACGATAAGTGGGCCTCTTGGCAGATCTGTTGCGGCATCGGAACGCAGCCTAAGAAGTCACATGGCGACCATGAATCCGGACGACACCATGGATCAGCTCAAGCTTCAGCTCTCAATGAACACACACACTACACTCTTGAGCCTGAATTCGACCGTTATCAAAGCGGTTCACGAAGCGCTCAATGGTATTATCCGGAATATCGCCTGA
- a CDS encoding EscI/YscI/HrpB family type III secretion system inner rod protein gives MTSKVSAESVEAFRAALEPPVPSQRADEPLIMAGGELAEEGGGALVPRLSDDILSGMEKLSAGFTESMQGVRRAAEGMNAGSIRSAEWLDAQVQLSAMGLQYDIVTKVVGKATHTLDTFLSGQ, from the coding sequence GTGACATCGAAAGTATCGGCTGAATCCGTCGAGGCGTTTCGAGCCGCACTCGAGCCGCCTGTGCCATCGCAGCGAGCTGACGAACCGCTGATCATGGCTGGAGGCGAGCTTGCGGAGGAGGGCGGGGGGGCGCTCGTTCCTCGCTTATCCGATGATATCCTCAGTGGCATGGAAAAACTGAGCGCCGGTTTTACAGAATCCATGCAAGGTGTGCGCAGGGCCGCCGAAGGCATGAACGCGGGCAGCATCCGCTCGGCTGAATGGCTCGATGCGCAGGTCCAGCTGTCAGCTATGGGCCTGCAATACGACATTGTGACCAAGGTGGTTGGGAAGGCGACCCACACTCTCGACACTTTCCTGAGCGGCCAATGA
- a CDS encoding SycD/LcrH family type III secretion system chaperone encodes MMRMADGELLNGGDATHTERLAQLAIDFVAGRADLASVVGITDDELEALYVFGHRYYSCGKYEEARNFFRFLCLHRHIDARFWFGLAATSQMLGDPENAMHAYRFAGLLDSDDPQMPLRAAECFIKLDHPTAAITALENSLALSVGRPEHKALAGRGLMMLNRLKSQLGSGHG; translated from the coding sequence ATGATGAGGATGGCGGACGGTGAGCTATTGAATGGTGGTGATGCGACACACACCGAACGGCTGGCACAGCTCGCCATCGACTTCGTGGCAGGGCGCGCGGACCTAGCTAGCGTCGTTGGGATCACGGATGATGAGCTTGAGGCCTTATATGTATTTGGCCACCGCTACTATTCTTGCGGCAAGTATGAGGAGGCCCGGAATTTCTTTCGCTTCTTGTGCCTACACCGGCACATCGACGCACGATTCTGGTTTGGTCTGGCTGCTACTAGTCAGATGCTTGGGGACCCAGAGAACGCCATGCACGCCTATCGGTTCGCCGGGCTCCTGGATAGTGACGATCCGCAGATGCCGCTTCGTGCGGCGGAATGTTTCATCAAACTCGATCATCCCACAGCGGCCATCACCGCACTCGAGAATAGCTTGGCGCTGAGTGTCGGAAGGCCCGAACACAAGGCTTTGGCCGGGCGTGGGCTGATGATGCTTAACCGCCTCAAATCCCAACTTGGGTCCGGCCATGGATAG